The DNA region CTCATAGTCTACGTTGGCCTTGGTGGTTATCTCCCCAAAGACCATGACCATGTTGGTCTTGGTGCATGTCTCACAGGCAACCTTGCTGTCAGGATCCTGCTCAAGGCAGGCGTCAAGTACTGCATCAGAGATCTGGTCGCACAACTTGTCGGGGTGACCCTCGTTCACAGATTCAGAGGTGAATAGAAAGGTCTCCATCTTATCAAACTGCACACAAGGTTGAATGACTGATGGAAAGTCCTTAGATATTTAAGAAGAATacagaataaaaaaattgaatcttcCTTAATGATAATTCCGCaaacttaaaacaaatttacaatCCAACTACAGCACAGTGTCATATGCTTTATCAAAGGTAAATATTCCAGTGGAATAAAACATAAGAAGTTTCTTCAGCCACCATTCTGGGATAAAGTTGCAAAAAAATCCCTCAACAAGAACAGCTTCAAGATTAAACCAGAAGCATATTGCACAGTCTCTCTAATTGCGGAATCTTATTATTAGCGTTAGAAGTATTACTTAATGAACTTAAACAAACCTAGACAAACCTATTAACCCTGGCTGCTCATTCAAGATTCAAAAAGAACATACTCTTTCGGCTAAGACATTTAACCCTTGGAAAACATGAAGGGATGCTTAATATATAGAGTTGGACCACTGAAACATGAAGGGATGCTTAATGTATACAGTTGGAACACTGAAAGCTCTAGTTGATACAACGAAAAGCACCTCAATGAAAGATCTAACCAAGCACATAACAGACGAGGAAAGAAAGAAGACGGCATTTTACTATCCACCATGCAAGTAATAAAACAAAGTTGCAGATCCATCACTCACAACTTAAAGAcgttaaacaaaatattaaagataatgCCAGATCTACAACTTCCAATCACATTAACAAGCGCAAAATACCAACCAGaacattttaaacttgaaaattttagatCCTTGATATCCAAacaaaaaactttcaaatcACACAAAGCAAGCATTGAACTCCAGATCTGTTTGTACGTAAACAAAACCAGAAACTCAAACTCTTAGTTGAAGCGTAGACAAGTCTAACAACGAGCAATGTAATCTAAAAAGTGAAgttattttaaagaaatgaaGAGATACCTGGGGCAAGTGTCTCGGTTCAGATCTAGATTGTTGGCTTTATACAGTCTAGACTTGGGACGGCTTTTCTGCTCTTCAAAACCCTGCATTTATAGATAAATGGCTCTATTGACCGGTTACCGGACACAACGGTTAAGATTCTTGCTGAGATCTACATCTGCTTCATCACTTTAACTTACTACAAGTGTTCGCTCACTAATTCTTGCCGTTGGATTCAAGATTGAAGTAGGATGAGAATGGTTGGGGTTGGTGGGCGAGAACGACATTTAGCTGATtgtcaatataaattttattgtaggTTTCACCGGGAATAGCCGGGTTCTCACCAACCCTGGTCGGTCACCAGCTTGATGGCTTGAGACATGGCTTGATTACCTGTGTATCCGGTGGACTACTTATCATTAATGTAAATCagattctttatttatttaaatggtaatattaatatttctttccgaaaataactcaatttaaaaatacgtTATCCCGGCAAACAATGGATTACAAAAATACTATATTGCCCTTCACACATGGAATTTTGAAAGGGTGTTTTTGTCTTCACAATGCAAAGCCGCCGACAATAGAGTGGCGAACTGGCAATGGCATATTGGCAGGAAACCTAAAAGTTTGAAAGCGATTTTGACTAATTTACAGTCTTTTGTTCTTTTAACAAAAGAGATAAATGTACAtatttggaagaaaaattaacataaaagagtgaaattacaaaaatacccatACCATATTTCTCTTTATCtccttttttaacaaattacAAATGAATGGTTCATTTATGATAATTccgtataaatatttaaaattagaaattctAAAACGCTGACGCTCAAAATAAGGGGAAACGTTGATAGTTTTTGGTTGGTGGGAATTGGTATCGCTAAAGGAAGATGTCTTTTCTGGGCAATCCTATGAAAATGGCTTTGACATCATTTCTTGCCTACCTCCAACCCAAACTACAATTTTGTGAACCCAATCCAAACTACCACAATGGGAGTTGTAACAGTAAATACTTTTGCCAATTTTATCGTATACTTTCTAATATTACTTATTGGACAAAGTCTACAAACCCAGAAGAGCGGGTCaactatatttgaattaatgagAATCAAAACAAGAACGTGGGTTGACGATTGAATGCCATAGTGAGTACCGATAATTATGTAAATCACTTTAAATGACttaaagatgaaaacaaattgaGGAAAAATTGTTCTCGGTTGACTGTTGAACAACCCCGGTCTCTAATATATGGATGGAATGTTACAATGCAGAAGTCCAAAATCAAAATAGGATAATGAAGTTGTTGAAAATGAGGTAATGAAGTCATGGGTGATGAGTGGCCACCAACCAAACACCAACTTACAAAagcaaagggaaaaggactctttcccacccaacttttagccTAATTTCAAACTCACACCCACGAGAGattaaaaacccaaactcccactcatgaccaaactgccgtccaaattttcagttagagatatGGATAAAATTCCATCATTTCCCctctccaggttttaaaaactaacacctcaacccatcctcaaagtttgaaaagtttagatttcactccTAGGGTTTGCTtacttctccggccaccactgACAGTCGacgcattccaccgatctctcatctccgactacaaaggacgatgaaAGGAGACCCTTCGTCGCTCAGATTTGAACAACGCTTGTCATCCAAATCTGGAAGAATAGACGAAAAACGACATTTCATTGTCACGTCTGGATGACGCGACAAGCAACGAAGGACAacgcgtcgtccttcgtcgtctgggtggagcaacgaagagagacctcttcgttgCACagtggtgtgacgaagagatctccgtctcttcgtcgcaccatgcGATAAGGAGataaagatctcttcatcacaccaccGTCATCGCACCAGGAGAAAGAGGAGACTGAAGACGACgtcagaagatgaagttgaaaaatagcggtgaaactgctatttttgaaagatataaaggacgactgagttttaaaaaatgtaaaaaccctaggtttagggctaaaaatgtttcttttcaaagtttaaaaactttaagtaaaggtgaaatattagtttctaaaacctggaGAGGGGACGgagagtaataaactttataactttttaatataaatagtaaaataactattttacctctccttttaacagaaaaaattaacagaaatttaCCTATGAGTGGGAATAAGAGTTTTTCCTCTCTCATGGGTATAGatttgagaatgacctaaaaaatggatggaaaatagtcattttcccaaAAGCAAATGAAATCAAGCTAAAGCCGAGGTTAAGAAGCCAAAGGGCATGGGTGAAGTGGAGGTGAAGgtcccaaaaataaaataaaatgacttGACACCAACTTAGATCATTGGAGTGAAGGGAGTGGAGCAGTTGGGGTTCACTGGGGGCTAAGATAGGTGCTGTCCTACTCGTAATAGCATTACAATTTACCATGAATCCCCCATAGGTTGGACACTTGACACGTGGTCGATATATCTGGTGGCGGTTGGTGAGATGAGATGGGACGAACTTCTCAATGTCAACacaacttattatatatatatagaaaaaaaaaaaaaaaagatgattacCTCATCGCTCATACTCCAAAATAaagaacaataaatttataaagcttccccaaaaaagaaaaaagatgccAATCATTACCAGCAAGTGATAATAGGAGCTGGTGAAGCTTAGATTACAGACTTCCGGAAAAAAATCCATTTAGGATCCCCAGTAGATCCCTTCAACACAACATAGGTCGTCGAAAGGATCTCGGAGACCCACCAAAGCACGAAAGCCAGGATCTTTCAGAAAATGGATTCCATTCGAAGAGTGCATAACCGCATGGATAAGCTCACACTAACCCATCAATTTGGGATCCAATTCAGGATTTTCCTTGGGAGGTATCGGGAAGGAATTGGAATGGAATAGATTTTCAACCTTTGTGTGagaattactttttttttttttttataaggaaACATGGATTTGCTAATCAACttgaaactgaaaaattggCAGATCAGTTTTTAGTTATCCACATAGAGAGACTCTTGTATATCCAATTTTCATGTGTCAAATGTCCATGATGATATGACACACTCGTTAAAAATGTGtcagaaaacagaaaaaaaaccCTGGCTACGCCGAAATATTGGCTCGAGGATGGAACAAAATCACAATCACCAGAATTTACTTTATTGTCACACATCCACAGCCTGGGATGCAGAGAACTCGACAACTTGCATTCCTCTTCCAGCTACAGCAATTTGATATTGGTTTCTGAAAAGGGAATAAATAAGATCCAATAAAAAGATACACAGAACAAAGTGTTTTAGTCGTGATTGTGCACAGCTTAAACATCCCTTCACAAAGGATTGCCAtgtattgaaatttgaatgttaGAGTTCACTCACCTGACACAGGCTCTAGCATCCAATGCTTCTGGTTCTGGTACACAAACAATTAAATGACCATGCTCAGTTAGTTTACCTTGCTCAAGAAGCCAAAACCTGACTCGCTGATCAAGACCAGTTGAGAACACCCAAGCCCCATCTGTCCAAAGTCCTACAtgaaaacaaaactttaatccGTACAAAATCCATCAACAATGAAAGAAGCTCACATGAAATACCTTATTTGGATAATAATGTATGTTCTTCTAAAAGCGTTACATCATAAATTTGTACACCATGCGACAAATTGATTTCTAAAATCATCATGCGATAGAGCTTTTTGATAATTACAATGTATaggaatatttaaaatattcaagtCACCCAGACGTCTGCTAACAAAACATCAGCAACTAAACAGGGAAGTCTAAATACTTGGAAATTTCTATGAcaaatgtgtgtgtgtgggAGGATTtctatgataaataaattaatatatatatagttagtGTGCACCTGCGTGCATGTGTGTAACACAAAGATTCCAAGAAATCAAACTGTAAACAAAGCAATGGgcaggaaaaggaaaagatagGAACTGCCTTGTTTGCTCACTCTGGAACACAGACACAACCATTCAAAAGCTAACTTCGGAAGGATTTATGAGGATTagttattttaccttttatagcGGAGCCATGGGCAGAGGGCACTCTGTAGTGATTAAAAATTCTGATCCTATAATTCTGGTTCAACTTTTGACCATAATAAATTACTTTTACATTTTCGGATTCAGTGACTGAACTTACGACATCTGGTGCAATAATCTTGGAATCTGGAGCAATAGACAGCAGAGACAAATCAAATCTAAGACAATGAATAGCTTGATCATCGCCTCCACTAACTACACAGAACTGAAAATCACAATCATTTCTTTGACAGTTTTTCATCTCTGAAACATGGAGACAATTGACACCAGATTGGTGAACATTACTCATAACATGTATAGGCCAAATTTCACGTATTTCAGAAGCAGAATCAACTAGCTTCAACTCCTGCTCAGAGAAAGTATTATGTAAAGCTTTGACAGTGCCATTTCccatttcatttgattttgttgaCACACTGCATGTGGCATGATTTAGTGTATCGCAATAAGCTCCCTCCTCTCCAGATTTCACAATATTTGAATTACAGCCTGGCTTTTCCTTAGGCTTGGTACAGCTTAAAGTTCTCCACCATCGTCCACCCTGACTTCCCCTTCCAGTTCTTGGTCGTCTCTGACAATCAATGAACTTATCAACCTGAAGAGTTGAAACTCGCTGCACAAAAGCTTCAACACTCTCAGTCAGATCCCAGAAGGCAATGCTTCCATCAGTGGCCCCACTAATCACGTAATATACAGATCCAATGTGAACATCCTCTGTAATCAAGTTTATGAGAGTTAATAACACCAACCAGAAGAATGGGTCACTTTAGAAAGCCAAAATAAAAGTACTTCGAAAGCTGGAAAttgatattcaatcaaataaatactttttttttttgggtaagcaGGAATCCtgcctagtttggttggatggATTAACCTTGGGACATAATGATTGAATCCACAACCACTTCAAAGGCTATCAAATAAATACTTGCTCTTAGTGCTAATTTTCGAAACAGCAAAGTAAAACATTCAAGCATGAAGTGATGTGTACTTTATTGTAAGTTGTAGAAATAATTTCCTAAAATTTCAGtatctaaattttttcaaaatttaaggaaCAAACGCTGCAGCCGCTTGAATTCAAGGAGATGGGACCTAGAACTTGGAGATAAATGTACACAGTATTGTCAACTTGAAGAGAGGTTAAAAACTGTGTTACTGGCTACAACTAGTTCAGAGAATACACAAACAGAATTGCCAGATTTATAAGTtagataaaatgttaaatacacatgacaaattttattacaaaagGGATCATTTTTACCAAAAAAGGAGTAACGGCAAAGTCAATGATTTCCACAATACTTATCTAACTTCTAACATAATTAGAGATCCAATTATAGACTAACCCTTAAAAAGATGATGTATAGGAACAATTACATGCTGTAATGTCAATACTGGTGATGACAGAGGAACCAACAATGCAACATCAAACCTGTTATGAGGTAAGAAGGAAAAGGAAATCTTAAGTATGAAACAATATACAAGTGATTTAAATAAGTTCATAGAAAATCATTAAGTAAACAAAATGCTGACGTGTATACCATAGTCGGTGAGGTAAAATGAGGGCCCGCAATGAAAGTGTGGCATCTGAACAGGCGACAACAACAAAACAGACAGTTGACCTGTCAGTAGACAAATAAGACAGAATGCTTTTATCAAATTTGGTTTCAGGTAGAAAAAGagggaaaacaaaaattaaccgAATAAATCCTAATCTCACCTGGACCCAGGACATTTAACCAGAAATGAGGTGACAGACAGGTATCTCCAGTCATCTTCATATTTATCCCTAAGACAAGTTTTTGATTCTGTCTCCCCACTTTCTGGAAAACTTGATCCAGTATTTGTAGTAGTAACCTTTTTGGCAATGTTGACCATTTTCTGAATGTCCTTTGATTTTGCACAAGCACTGGAATTCTTGGTTGGCATGTCAGAGGAAAGCCACTGGAACGACAAATTTGAGGATGCCCCTAGTGAAGGTTTGTAGTCTTTTATACATCTATCATGTTTTTTTCCAACAAGTGTTTCTTCCACATTGTCCGTTGCCCTATTTCTTAGCAGCCAAGAAGTTAAAACCCGCTTAGCACCAACTGATATCAGTAAGAAAAGCTTTTCTTCATCCTCTGTAACACTTTTTCGTCCATTTATCTCATCAGATGCATTCTTCACACCAGAAGAAATCAAATGTATTTCTGACACACAGCATATGGATCTCACAGCCGATCCACCAACATGCTCCCCAAGCAATTTAGACACAGACCAATTATCAACTCCAGGAGAATACCTAAGTCACAAATTATGCAGTGAGATGACTACAAAAAcattaaatatcaattcaagcactgtaatatattaatttagaaaaataagagCGATGAAGAGTATGAACAATTTACACTCAAGTGGACATAGATGAGTCTTGTGCGCATGATATGAATCCAATGTAGTAACATAATCTATAACAATCAGCATACCTAGTCAATCTTACAGTTCCATCTTCGCAGCCAGTGGCAATCCAACTGGATCTGTCGAAAGGATTCTCCTCCACATTGGCTCCAACTTGAGAATTTTCAGAGACAAAGCATAAAGTATGCATTTCTCTCCCATGAAATTGCATATGCAAATTCTGAGGAAACATCTTCCTCTCACTTTCCCGCATCCAGCGTCTATGAATATAGATAACTTCATCCttagaaagaaaattgaataagaTGTGGGGATAAAGATAAACTTGGAGACCATAATAGTTATGAATCACCAATAGTTATAATACAAGAACTCAACTCAATACACAACTTCAAAAAGACCAATGGCCATTTCAAGGACGCTTTTGGTAGAATTGTTGCTTTGGTATCTTAAGACTGGTTTAAAATCAGTGGTATCATGGCTCAAGATTTACAATGTTGGACACCAATAAGGACTCCAATCACATGCCTATATTTGGGCCCAATTAGGGTTGAATACAAATGCATTCAGACCATCCTAATCACATAATTGTGACTGTAATCATAAGCTAACCATACAACAGTTACAACCCCCCAATATGTCATGCAGAGTAAAGTAATCATCCTTCAGCATGTGGAATTTGCAATTAGAAGGATATTGGAAATCAACTTACCTTGACATAGGCAAAGCAGTTCCTTATCTCTGGTACATCACCAAGAAGATAAGAATGAGGACGCCGCCATCCACCACATGAAATTTGCAAAACCTGTGCCAATATGCACCTTTAGGCATCAAAAGGGACTACCAATGGAACAATGGAAATACTTGCCTCATCTTCTTATTCAGTAGGAGGAGGAGATTGGGATATTAACCTTTGCCTCGGTTATTAAGTTCCATATTATAAAATCTGCTGATGCAAAACCAGCTGCATAGTTGCAGCTGGCCAGATCATCGACAGAGTTGTTATCTGCTGAGAcagtttgaatcaaacttagcTCTTTCACTTGCTTCATCCCCATAAGTTCCAAATTTTCATGATCCTTGTCATATTGCAAATAGCATATGCAGCCATCTCCTCCAGTctgaacaagaaaaaagaaaagaaaagagcaaACATACTTCAATACCTCAACTATGTGTCTGCATAAATAGAACCCATACATGTGCATATGCACACACTTCTCAGCTAGttgatttcaaaaaaatttatcatgttCCAGCCAAGAGTTTCTATTCTGTTGCTCCTATAACCTCTCTCTGCCATGCTGACGTTCACATTAGTtcttaacataaattattttcacattttttcttATGGAAACAATAAACTATTACCAAAGTAcacaaaaaatgtaacatatgTTAACTGAACCCCTTTGTAAGAAAATACTTAACAGCAAGATCTATGACTTATTTGTTAGGACCATTAAAAGCCTGGGTTATGGCCATACCGAGcgaatttcaatttgatttgaacttagTCTAGCAACTGAAATGTTTGACACAGTTGATATCCCATGAGCTCCTTTAAAATGAGTTAGAGGAGATATCTTCACTTCTGATACAGCAGATGTGCCCAGTAACAGGTCCCTTGACAAAGGGAATAAAACCAGATTACCACGTAGATCTCCACATACCAGTACCTGCAGATATTCGACGACAATTTTCAGTGAACAAAATTCACCTCGAGCTGAGGAAGTACATCAAACCAAATCCAAGTTTTCCTGACTTAAAGACCTCAATCTTAGGTTATTAGGTAAGTCCTTTTAATCAATTGAATAATAACTTttacaaagaaaaagatattcAACTATCAGTTTATCTTAAAAACGTTTCTCATTATCTCATCAGGCATTATAAAAACTAACCATTGGTCTTACACCCCattcaaatgaaattaaaagaaagaaattctaTCTATGGGTACCTCTTCCTCAAATGATGCATCCAAACACATTATTCGTAATCCAAAACATGAAGAAAATTCCGCAATAAGAGAGACAGATGACAACTGATCACTTAACTGCCAAAACTTCAATATTCCTCTAGGATCAGCTGTAAAAACAAACCTAGACACCAGATATTGAAATTGTTAATAAccttgaaattttagaaataaagcAGGAAGGTTAAGATTGATCTCCATCATCATTTTAGAAATAAGCAAGAAGTTTAAGATCTCTGTCATCCAAAAACAGCAAAGTGGTATATACAGAGCAATGGATGCTAGTTCACTGACATTTATGAACCTATGCACAGCACAGGGTAGGAATACACTAgctaatattttaatcaatgttATCATGAAAAGATTGAGAAAAAGTGTTACCTATATCCCAATGACTTAGACCAGTAGGTTCCCAAAAGTTGTCTCTCTATTCCTGCTGACCATGTAAAGTTGACAGCTAATCGAGGAGTATGAGATTCGCCTACAACTCTAAGAATTGTCGTTCTCCCTTTACCATCTCCAACAGAAACCCAATCATCAATGGCACAAGGATCCCCTGGCATGTTTTTTGACAACAAATCCATACAAATTATCGGCAGCCCTTCACAGACTTGGACAAGATTAGTCCAGTTAATGTTCCCCTCATCACATAATTTGGCATGATACAAATAACCATGATTTGTGGCGACATAAAGGGTGTCTTCACGAGTTAAACGCAAGCAGCGTACATATTCACTTTTGCTGCAACAAATGGAGGCAGGAAAAAAATAgataagaaattatataaaaggaTAAGATCATTGTAAAGAAATAGTAGACCAAAGtgaaaacaaaagcaattaaACACAGGAAAGATTTGAGAAGTTCCATTGTTTGGTACAGCATTGCAGAGGTCACAACAGCAAAACCAACTGAACATTCATTAGCATCTAATCATTTTCCCCTAGAGGAATACAAAAAGGATCAGCGATTTTGTGAGGTCCCTTCTGGGCTTccattatgaaaaatatttaccTGTCCATAAGCTGAATATGGTCTGATAAATTTGGGATCCGCACACTGAATACATCAAATCTGTCATTAAGCTCTTTTGCCTCAGGACATTCCTTCAAGCTTCCAGGCAATGAAATATGTAGTTGGTGCACTTTGATTGAAGAATCAAATCCAGCAGTAACAAGAAGAGAAGAGATCGGATCATATAAACAACGCCATATGCCTCTTCCTCTGCacaatgataaaactttaaatgcTTTCCAAATATGCAATTATGTCATGAATACTAAAACATTAGTCAGATGAAAACTAATTTCCttcataatttgtattttacCCGGCTGATGACCATCAACAAAAAGATATGGAACGGATGATAAGATTACATACCACGAACTCAATCCATACAGAACAGAGaaagcaaatattcaaatttaaatttgatgcT from Mangifera indica cultivar Alphonso chromosome 8, CATAS_Mindica_2.1, whole genome shotgun sequence includes:
- the LOC123224215 gene encoding uncharacterized protein LOC123224215 isoform X1, encoding MDSCNSKWRLQSSQYLGEISALSFLHLPSHLSSLPYLLAGSGSQVLLYDLQAGVLVRSFQVFEGIRVHGITCNFVNCAEGSSSTTVAFRVALFGEKKVKLFNLNFEFKFRDQPDIIVDLSLVQALPRLSHWVLDVSFLKGTEGGHCLAIGCSDNSVRVWHTFNLSFILEVHSPERCLLYSMRLCGDSLDTLRVASGTIYNEIIVWKVESLYVAPLLTSLEEDHSNVGSHSKYVKLLHQQCKAVNIFRLIGHEGSIFRIEWSSNGSKLVSVSDDRSARIWEVHAKQKDSDSMEEEVVSSVLYGHNARVWDCSITDSFIITAGEDCTCRVWGSDGKQLKMIKEHIGRGIWRCLYDPISSLLVTAGFDSSIKVHQLHISLPGSLKECPEAKELNDRFDVFSVRIPNLSDHIQLMDSKSEYVRCLRLTREDTLYVATNHGYLYHAKLCDEGNINWTNLVQVCEGLPIICMDLLSKNMPGDPCAIDDWVSVGDGKGRTTILRVVGESHTPRLAVNFTWSAGIERQLLGTYWSKSLGYRFVFTADPRGILKFWQLSDQLSSVSLIAEFSSCFGLRIMCLDASFEEEVLVCGDLRGNLVLFPLSRDLLLGTSAVSEVKISPLTHFKGAHGISTVSNISVARLSSNQIEIRSTGGDGCICYLQYDKDHENLELMGMKQVKELSLIQTVSADNNSVDDLASCNYAAGFASADFIIWNLITEAKVLQISCGGWRRPHSYLLGDVPEIRNCFAYVKDEVIYIHRRWMRESERKMFPQNLHMQFHGREMHTLCFVSENSQVGANVEENPFDRSSWIATGCEDGTVRLTRYSPGVDNWSVSKLLGEHVGGSAVRSICCVSEIHLISSGVKNASDEINGRKSVTEDEEKLFLLISVGAKRVLTSWLLRNRATDNVEETLVGKKHDRCIKDYKPSLGASSNLSFQWLSSDMPTKNSSACAKSKDIQKMVNIAKKVTTTNTGSSFPESGETESKTCLRDKYEDDWRYLSVTSFLVKCPGSRSTVCFVVVACSDATLSLRALILPHRLWFDVALLVPLSSPVLTLQHVIVPIHHLFKEDVHIGSVYYVISGATDGSIAFWDLTESVEAFVQRVSTLQVDKFIDCQRRPRTGRGSQGGRWWRTLSCTKPKEKPGCNSNIVKSGEEGAYCDTLNHATCSVSTKSNEMGNGTVKALHNTFSEQELKLVDSASEIREIWPIHVMSNVHQSGVNCLHVSEMKNCQRNDCDFQFCVVSGGDDQAIHCLRFDLSLLSIAPDSKIIAPDVVSSVTESENVKVIYYGQKLNQNYRIRIFNHYRVPSAHGSAIKGLWTDGAWVFSTGLDQRVRFWLLEQGKLTEHGHLIVCVPEPEALDARACVRNQYQIAVAGRGMQVVEFSASQAVDV
- the LOC123224215 gene encoding uncharacterized protein LOC123224215 isoform X2, whose product is MRLCGDSLDTLRVASGTIYNEIIVWKVESLYVAPLLTSLEEDHSNVGSHSKYVKLLHQQCKAVNIFRLIGHEGSIFRIEWSSNGSKLVSVSDDRSARIWEVHAKQKDSDSMEEEVVSSVLYGHNARVWDCSITDSFIITAGEDCTCRVWGSDGKQLKMIKEHIGRGIWRCLYDPISSLLVTAGFDSSIKVHQLHISLPGSLKECPEAKELNDRFDVFSVRIPNLSDHIQLMDSKSEYVRCLRLTREDTLYVATNHGYLYHAKLCDEGNINWTNLVQVCEGLPIICMDLLSKNMPGDPCAIDDWVSVGDGKGRTTILRVVGESHTPRLAVNFTWSAGIERQLLGTYWSKSLGYRFVFTADPRGILKFWQLSDQLSSVSLIAEFSSCFGLRIMCLDASFEEEVLVCGDLRGNLVLFPLSRDLLLGTSAVSEVKISPLTHFKGAHGISTVSNISVARLSSNQIEIRSTGGDGCICYLQYDKDHENLELMGMKQVKELSLIQTVSADNNSVDDLASCNYAAGFASADFIIWNLITEAKVLQISCGGWRRPHSYLLGDVPEIRNCFAYVKDEVIYIHRRWMRESERKMFPQNLHMQFHGREMHTLCFVSENSQVGANVEENPFDRSSWIATGCEDGTVRLTRYSPGVDNWSVSKLLGEHVGGSAVRSICCVSEIHLISSGVKNASDEINGRKSVTEDEEKLFLLISVGAKRVLTSWLLRNRATDNVEETLVGKKHDRCIKDYKPSLGASSNLSFQWLSSDMPTKNSSACAKSKDIQKMVNIAKKVTTTNTGSSFPESGETESKTCLRDKYEDDWRYLSVTSFLVKCPGSRSTVCFVVVACSDATLSLRALILPHRLWFDVALLVPLSSPVLTLQHVIVPIHHLFKEDVHIGSVYYVISGATDGSIAFWDLTESVEAFVQRVSTLQVDKFIDCQRRPRTGRGSQGGRWWRTLSCTKPKEKPGCNSNIVKSGEEGAYCDTLNHATCSVSTKSNEMGNGTVKALHNTFSEQELKLVDSASEIREIWPIHVMSNVHQSGVNCLHVSEMKNCQRNDCDFQFCVVSGGDDQAIHCLRFDLSLLSIAPDSKIIAPDVVSSVTESENVKVIYYGQKLNQNYRIRIFNHYRVPSAHGSAIKGLWTDGAWVFSTGLDQRVRFWLLEQGKLTEHGHLIVCVPEPEALDARACVRNQYQIAVAGRGMQVVEFSASQAVDV